The Winogradskyella schleiferi genome has a window encoding:
- the fusA gene encoding elongation factor G, whose protein sequence is MARDLKLTRNIGIAAHIDAGKTTTTERILFYTGVSHKIGEVHDGASTMDWMEQEAERGITITSAATTCDWTFPKENGEPTAEAQDYHFNIIDTPGHVDFTVEVNRSLRVLDGLVFLFSAVDGVEPQSETNWRLADNYKVPRIGFVNKMDRQGADFLGVCQQVKDMLKSNAVPIVLNIGEEDGFKGIVDLVKNRAIVWHEDNYGSTFDVVDIPENLKDEVRKYRALLIEEVASYDENLLEKFMEDEDSITEEEVHAALRAAVMDMAIIPMVCGSSFKNKGVQFLLDAVCRYLPSPMDRESVVGTNPDTDKEERRKPSVNEPFSALAFKIATDPFVGRLAFFRAYSGRLDAGSYILNNRSGKKERISRIYQMHSNKQNAIDFIEAGDIGAAVGFKDIKTGDTMSDEKHPIVLESMDFPDPVIGIAVEPKTKADVDKLGMALAKLAEEDPTFTARTDEASGQTIISGMGELHLDIIVDRLRREFKVEVNQGQPQVEYKEAITQAADHREVYKKQSGGRGKFADIVFTIEPADEGVVGLQFESVIKGGNVPKEFIPSIEKGFKMAMVNGPLAGFEVDSMKVTLKDGSYHDVDSDQLSFELAAKLGFKNSAKAAKAVIMEPIMKLEVITPEENMGDIVGDLNRRRGQMSSMGDRAGAKTVKATVPLSEMFGYVTTLRTLSSGRATSTMEFSHYEQTPQNVSEEVIKAAKGVES, encoded by the coding sequence ATGGCAAGAGATTTAAAACTTACAAGAAATATAGGTATTGCAGCACATATTGATGCTGGTAAAACCACAACTACAGAACGTATTCTTTTTTATACGGGAGTTTCGCATAAAATTGGAGAGGTTCATGATGGAGCTTCAACAATGGACTGGATGGAGCAAGAGGCAGAAAGAGGTATTACAATTACATCTGCGGCTACTACTTGTGACTGGACCTTCCCTAAAGAAAATGGTGAGCCAACAGCAGAAGCTCAAGATTACCATTTTAATATTATTGATACACCTGGTCACGTTGATTTCACGGTAGAAGTTAACCGTTCATTACGTGTATTGGATGGTTTAGTATTCTTATTTAGCGCGGTTGATGGTGTTGAGCCTCAATCTGAAACTAACTGGAGACTAGCTGATAATTATAAAGTACCAAGAATTGGTTTCGTTAATAAAATGGACCGTCAAGGAGCAGACTTTTTAGGCGTTTGTCAGCAAGTTAAGGATATGTTGAAATCTAACGCTGTGCCAATTGTATTGAATATTGGTGAAGAAGATGGCTTTAAAGGTATCGTTGATTTAGTTAAGAATAGAGCTATTGTATGGCATGAAGACAATTATGGATCTACTTTCGATGTTGTTGATATTCCAGAAAACCTGAAAGATGAAGTACGTAAGTATCGTGCTTTATTGATTGAAGAAGTAGCAAGTTACGATGAGAACCTTCTTGAAAAATTCATGGAGGATGAAGATTCAATTACAGAAGAAGAAGTGCATGCTGCGCTGAGAGCTGCTGTAATGGATATGGCTATTATTCCAATGGTATGTGGTTCTTCATTTAAGAATAAAGGAGTGCAGTTTTTATTAGATGCTGTTTGTCGTTATTTACCGTCTCCAATGGATAGAGAAAGTGTTGTTGGAACTAATCCTGACACTGACAAGGAAGAAAGACGTAAGCCTAGTGTTAACGAGCCTTTTTCAGCTTTAGCATTTAAAATTGCTACAGATCCTTTCGTAGGTCGTTTAGCATTTTTTAGAGCTTATTCAGGGCGTTTAGATGCAGGTTCTTATATCTTGAACAACCGTTCTGGTAAAAAGGAGCGTATCTCACGTATTTACCAAATGCACTCTAACAAACAAAATGCTATCGATTTTATTGAAGCAGGAGATATTGGAGCGGCAGTAGGATTTAAAGACATCAAGACTGGTGATACTATGTCTGATGAAAAACATCCAATTGTTTTAGAATCTATGGACTTCCCAGATCCAGTAATTGGTATTGCGGTTGAGCCTAAGACGAAAGCGGATGTCGATAAGTTAGGTATGGCTTTAGCTAAATTAGCTGAAGAGGATCCAACATTTACGGCAAGAACTGATGAGGCTTCAGGCCAGACTATTATTTCTGGAATGGGTGAGCTTCACTTAGATATTATTGTAGATCGTTTACGTAGAGAATTTAAAGTTGAGGTTAACCAAGGTCAACCACAAGTAGAATATAAAGAAGCTATTACACAAGCTGCAGATCATAGAGAGGTTTATAAGAAACAATCTGGTGGTCGTGGTAAATTTGCTGATATCGTATTTACGATTGAACCAGCAGACGAAGGTGTTGTAGGATTACAATTTGAATCTGTAATTAAAGGTGGTAACGTTCCTAAAGAATTTATCCCTTCAATTGAAAAAGGATTTAAAATGGCCATGGTCAATGGACCTTTAGCCGGATTCGAAGTAGATTCTATGAAAGTAACTTTAAAGGATGGATCTTATCACGATGTCGATTCAGATCAGTTGTCTTTCGAATTAGCTGCGAAGTTAGGATTTAAGAATTCTGCGAAAGCTGCTAAAGCTGTAATAATGGAACCTATTATGAAACTAGAGGTGATTACACCTGAAGAAAATATGGGTGATATTGTAGGTGATTTAAATAGAAGAAGAGGACAAATGAGTAGCATGGGAGATAGAGCTGGTGCAAAAACTGTAAAAGCTACTGTGCCATTATCAGAAATGTTTGGTTATGTAACTACGTTAAGAACATTATCTTCAGGTAGAGCAACATCAACTATGGAGTTTTCTCACTATGAACAAACGCCTCAGAATGTATCAGAAGAAGTAATTAAAGCAGCTAAAGGAGTTGAATCGTAA
- the rpsJ gene encoding 30S ribosomal protein S10, which produces MSQKIRIKLKSYDHNLVDKSADKIVKTVKSTGAVVTGPIPLPTHKKIFTVLRSPHVNKKSREQFQLSSYKRLLDIYSSSSKTIDALMKLELPSGVEVEIKV; this is translated from the coding sequence ATGAGTCAAAAAATCAGAATAAAATTAAAGTCTTACGATCACAACTTAGTAGATAAGTCTGCTGATAAGATTGTAAAAACAGTAAAAAGTACAGGTGCAGTTGTAACAGGACCAATTCCATTACCAACACACAAGAAAATTTTCACTGTGTTACGTTCACCACACGTTAACAAGAAGTCTAGAGAACAATTTCAATTAAGCTCTTACAAGAGGTTATTGGATATTTACTCTTCATCTTCTAAGACGATTGATGCCTTAATGAAGCTTGAATTACCAAGTGGAGTTGAAGTTGAAATCAAAGTGTAA
- the rplC gene encoding 50S ribosomal protein L3 produces MSGLIGKKIGMTSIFDENGKNIPCTVIEAGPCIVTQVRTEEVDGYNALQLGFDDATEKSATKAAQGHAKKAGTSVKRKVVEFKGFDAEYKLGDAVTVEQFIEGEFVDIAGTSKGKGFQGVVKRHGFGGVGQATHGQHNRLRAPGSIGAASYPARVFKGMKMAGRMGGETVKVQNLRVYKVVPEKNLLVVKGCIPGHKNSYVIIEK; encoded by the coding sequence ATGTCTGGGTTAATTGGAAAAAAAATCGGTATGACCAGCATTTTCGATGAAAATGGAAAGAACATTCCATGTACAGTAATCGAAGCTGGACCATGTATCGTTACCCAAGTCAGAACTGAAGAAGTGGATGGTTATAATGCACTTCAATTAGGTTTCGATGACGCGACAGAAAAAAGCGCTACTAAAGCAGCTCAAGGGCATGCTAAAAAAGCGGGTACTTCTGTAAAACGCAAAGTTGTTGAATTTAAAGGTTTTGATGCGGAGTACAAATTAGGTGATGCTGTCACTGTAGAACAATTTATAGAAGGGGAATTTGTGGATATCGCAGGGACTTCTAAAGGTAAAGGTTTTCAAGGTGTAGTAAAACGTCACGGTTTCGGTGGTGTAGGTCAAGCAACGCATGGTCAACACAATCGTTTAAGAGCTCCAGGTTCTATTGGTGCAGCTTCTTATCCTGCGAGAGTATTCAAAGGAATGAAGATGGCCGGAAGAATGGGTGGTGAAACAGTAAAAGTTCAAAATTTAAGAGTTTACAAAGTGGTTCCTGAAAAGAACTTACTTGTTGTAAAGGGATGTATTCCTGGTCACAAGAATTCTTATGTAATCATTGAGAAGTAA
- the rplD gene encoding 50S ribosomal protein L4, translating into MKVAVLDINGKDTGRQAELSKDVFAIEPNNHAVYLDVKQYLANQRQGTHKAKERAEIAGSTRKIKKQKGTGTARAGSIKSGVFKGGGRMFGPRPRNYGFKLNKNLKRLARRSALSIKANDKSILVMEDFNFDAPKTKNFVDVLKALEVENKKSLIVLGGTNNNVYLSSRNFKGSEVVTASELSTYKIMNANKVILIESALEGIESNLSK; encoded by the coding sequence ATGAAGGTAGCAGTTTTAGATATAAACGGAAAAGATACGGGTAGACAAGCTGAGCTTTCTAAAGACGTATTCGCTATAGAGCCTAATAATCACGCTGTCTATTTAGATGTTAAGCAATACTTAGCAAATCAAAGACAGGGAACGCACAAGGCTAAAGAAAGAGCAGAAATTGCTGGAAGTACACGTAAGATTAAAAAACAAAAAGGAACAGGTACGGCACGTGCAGGTTCTATTAAGTCTGGTGTATTTAAAGGTGGTGGTCGTATGTTTGGTCCTAGACCAAGAAATTATGGTTTTAAATTAAATAAAAACCTAAAGCGATTAGCACGTAGATCTGCATTAAGTATTAAGGCAAATGACAAATCAATTTTAGTAATGGAAGACTTCAATTTTGATGCTCCAAAAACTAAGAATTTTGTTGATGTTTTAAAGGCTTTAGAGGTTGAAAACAAAAAATCTCTTATTGTGTTGGGTGGTACAAATAATAATGTATATTTGTCATCACGCAATTTTAAAGGTTCTGAAGTTGTAACAGCTTCTGAATTAAGCACTTATAAAATCATGAATGCTAATAAAGTAATTCTGATTGAGAGTGCATTAGAAGGAATTGAATCGAATTTAAGTAAATAG
- the rplW gene encoding 50S ribosomal protein L23: protein MSILIKPIITEKATMQSELLNAYAFEVNTKANKVEIKKAVEAAYGVSVEKVRTINVRPDRRTRHTKTGIQHGKTNAVKKAIVQLAEGEEIDLYTNM from the coding sequence ATGAGTATCTTAATAAAACCTATAATCACTGAAAAAGCAACCATGCAAAGTGAGTTGTTAAATGCTTATGCATTTGAAGTGAATACAAAGGCGAACAAGGTAGAAATCAAAAAAGCAGTGGAAGCTGCTTATGGAGTTTCTGTAGAAAAAGTTCGTACGATAAATGTCCGTCCAGATAGAAGAACACGTCACACAAAGACTGGTATTCAACATGGTAAAACAAATGCTGTTAAAAAAGCAATTGTACAACTGGCGGAAGGTGAAGAAATAGATTTATACACTAACATGTAA